From the genome of Microtus pennsylvanicus isolate mMicPen1 chromosome 20, mMicPen1.hap1, whole genome shotgun sequence, one region includes:
- the Llph gene encoding protein LLP homolog, whose product MAKSLRSKWKRKMRAEKRKKNAPRELNRLKSILRVDGDALMKDVEEIATVVVPKLCKEKVQCAVEGEKDDMKMETEIKRNRKTLLDEHGQYPIWMNQRQRKRLKAKREKKRGKSRAKAAKGLAW is encoded by the exons ATGGCTAAGAGCTTACGGAGTAAGTGGAAAAGGAAGATGCGtgctgagaagagaaagaagaatgccCCAAGGGAGCTCAACAGACTGAAAAGTATTCTCAGAGTTGACGGGGATGCTTTAATGAAAGATGTTGAAGAAATAGCGACTGTGGTGGTACCCAAACTGTGCAAGGAGAAAGTGCAGTGTGCGGTGGAGGGTGAAAAGG aTGACATGAAAATGGAGACTGAAattaagagaaacagaaagactcTTCTAGACGAACATGGACAGTACCCAATATGGATGaaccagaggcagagaaaaagactgaaggcaaagagagagaaaaaacggGGGAAAAGCAGAGCCAAGGCAGCCAAGGGCCTAGCCTGGTAG